The sequence TCTGGAACAGGGTGTGACGCCGGAAGAGGCCCTGGCGCTCGTCTAGGCAGTCTGGTCGCCGCCGTGCGAAGCTGTCCGGGTGATTTGGCAAAGCAGGGAGGAAAGCGCCATGGCCCGCCACACCCCCGTCACCCCGGACAGGCTGAGCGAGGCGCAGGCCGCCTTCTGGCGCGAGGTCACCGAGGGCGACCGGAAGCGCGTCAAGAAGCCGGAGGACTTTCTGGACGAGAACGGGAGCCTCAGGGGGCCTTTCGGACCCTGGCTGCACCTGCCCGAAACGGCGCTCTCCGTCCTTCAGGTAAGCAGCGCGCTGCGCTTCAAGGGACGTTTGCCTGCCCGGCAGCGGGAGATCGCCATACTCTGCGTGGCGGCGCACTGGCGCGCCGATTACGTGTGGCGTTCGCACGAGGCCTTCTCGCTGAAAGAGGGGATCGGCCCGGACTCCATCGCAGCGATCAAGGAGGGCCGCCCGCCCGCAGAGCCCGACGAAAGGGTCATATTCGATGTGGCATGGCCGCTGCTCACCCGGGGCCGGGTGCCCGGCGAAGCCTTCGACGCTGCGAAGCAGGCGCTGGGAGAATCTCTTCTGGTGGAGTTGGTGCTGCTGGTCGGCCAGTACAGTCTCGTCGCCATGACTGTCGGGGCCTTCGAGGTTCCCGCCGCACCGGGCGCCGAACCGGTGTTTACTTGATAAACCCTGGAAGCCCGCGTCTATCGGGCTACACTCTTGGCCGGGAGAAACTCTTGAATTCAGGGAGACAGAAATGAGCAAACCCGTCCTTTACGGCTTCGATGGAAGCACCTACGTCCGCACGGTGCGCATGGTCCTGCACGACAAAGGCGCCGACTACGATCAGGTTCCGGTCAACGTGCTGGAGGGCGAGCCCAAGCAGCCCGAGCATCTGGAGCGCAATCCCTTCGGCAAGGTCCCGGTGCTGGATCATGACGGCATGCGGATCCTGGAGACCTGCGCCATCGCGCCCTATCTGGACGAGGTGCTGGAGGGGCCGTCCCTGACACCCGATAACGCCAGGGACCGCGCGCGGATGCGCAGCGCCATGGGCATCATCGATTCCTACGGCTACGGGGCCCTGGTCGGTGTCGCGGGCTATCACCTCTTCCCCGATTTCATCGGCGGCCAGAACGAGGAGATGCGCAAGGACTGCATCGCCAAGTCCAAGCTGGTGCTGACCGAGCTCATGAAGATCCGCGGCGACGATCCCTATATCGCCGGGGTCAATCCCTCGCTCGCCGACTACTACCTGGCCCCGATCTGCTTTTATGTGAGCCTCACGCCCGATGCGGAGGCCGTCTTCGGCGTGCCGGGCTTCGCGGACTGGTGGAACCGGGTGCAGGAGTTGGAGAGCTACAAGCGCACCGAACCCGATCTCGGCTGAGCGGTCCCTCGGTGTGAGCCTTGGAGCTTAGCGTAGAGTTGGGCGGCCGGCGGGTTACTCGCCTGCCGCCGCCTCGGGCTCCCGCAGGTGGCGCATCTCACCCCAGGCTTGGCGCAGGATATGGAAGGCCGACCAGGAAAAGAGCCCGGCCATCAGCCCCGCCACGATCAAGTCGGGCCAGGCCGTGCCGCTGATCCAGACGCCGAGCGCCGCCGCCATCACCGCAAGGTTGCCGATGGCGTCGTTGCGGCTGCAGAGCCAGACCGAGCGCACGTTCGCATCGCCGTCGCGGTGGGGCAGCAGCAGCCAGACGGACCCGAGATTCGCCGCCAAGGCCAGAAAGCCGATTGCACCCATGACCTCGGCGTGCGGCGTTTCCAGCACGAAGACGTCATAGGCTGTCGAGCCGAAGATCCAAAGCCCCATCACCGCCAGACTGACGCCCTTCAAAAGCGCAACCGAGGCGCGTAGGCGAAGGGACTTCCCGATGACAAAAAGGCTGAGGGCGTAGGTCGCCGTGTCTGCGAAAAAGTCCAGGGCGTCGGCCTGCAAGGCGCGCGATCCGGCGAGCGCACCAGCGGACATCTCCACGACGAACATGATGCCGTTGATCGCGATCACGGCGAGCAGTGCGCGACGGTAGGCCTTCGACAGTCCGTCGAAGTTCATCGTCTGTCCACAGCAGTCTCCGCTCATCCCTTTTCCTTTACTAGATCGTTGACGGGGCGATCATACCACTCATGACCTGAGGCCTGCCGGCGGCAGTTGCAAGGGCGAATGCTGCACTTAGCCGCATCCGCCGGCCCTCAGGTTTATCCAGACCATAACCCATCTGGGGAATGCGCCCGACGCCGGGACCTTGCATATTCGAGCATGTACGCTGTGGAGAGATTAGGGGGGCCTTCTTCTCTCCGGACTCCTTGGGGGCCAGGGTGTCAAAAAGCGTCTAGGGGCCGGCAGGCAGCCAAAGAGCGAGCCACCGGCCCCTTACCTTTCTTCAGCGGATCATTTAGCCAGCGGCAACCGTGTTGCCAGCGCCAGGCGGATTACGTCCGAGCGGCTGCGGCAATTGAGCTTGGACAGGACCGACTTGATCTGTCTGCGCACAGTCTCTTCGGCGACCTGCCGCCGCTCCGCGATCTCCTTGGTCGAGGCGCCGCGGACCAGCAGCTGGGTCACCTCGTTCTCTGCCTCCGTCAAAAGGCCCATGGCCGTGATTCCTTCGGCGGTCAGCCCGTCGCTGTCTTCCGGGTCCACAAGGAAGACGAGAGCGCTCCGGAAGTCGGGTTCCAATTCCGCGAGCGGGTCGGCCACCGCGCTTACCGTGACGAGGTAGGCCGGACCTCCACCGCGCCGTTCGACCGTCAGGACGCCCTGGGCGTGGATACCTTCACCCAAAGCGGTCGCGAGCGCGTCCGAGCAGGCTTTGCGCAGCGCCCGGTTGGCCGGCTCCTGGATCGCCGACAGATGATTGCGGCTATCGCGGAAGAGCGAATCCTTGGCCGCCAGGATCTTCGAGGCCTTTGCGTTGGAATGGATGATCTCTGCCTTGCGGTCGACCAGCAGCGCACCGATGCCCAGATGGTCCAGCGCACCCAAGGTGGCGTTGAAGCGTTCCCTCAGCCGGTCGAAGACCCTCATCATGCGGATCGATTGGCTGATGATGGGCGCGGTGAGCGTGATGAGCGCGGAGTCCGCTTCATTGATTTGCGGTTTTTCGTGGGAGGTGTAGAGGATCAGGACCTCGTGACCCGGACCGTAGTCGTTCAGTTTCATGCCGAGACGTTCGGCCATGTCGATCCGCTCTTTCAGAAAGCGCCGCATCCTGCTTTCAGGAAGCGCGCTGCCCCGTGGGATCTTCAGCATCTCCCACTCCGTGAGCAACGTGTGGGCGTTGCTGGCGAGGATCGCCTCGTCGTAGACCGCTTCTTGGTCCAGCACCCCGTCTTCCTGCATCAGCGCGAAGAGGTCCTGCCATTGATCCCGGATCGCGCGGCCCAGTCCAAGACCCTGAGGAACGCCAGTGATGAGGTCGCTGGCTCCGATCGCGGCGCTCTTCAGGCCGAACCCCTCGGTCATGAGGTCGCAGACCTCATGCCATCGCGTTGCATCGGCGGCGGCGTCGAGGGCGCGGGCTACGACTTTCAAGGCGGCGTCTTGAGACATGATTCCTTGGGGCCTCTCCCTTGCATTCGGCGACGCTGTACGGGCGTAACCGCTCTCCATTCGCGTATAACGTCTTGATTTTCTCAAGGTCATGAAACAAGGGCCCAGCGGTGGTTTGCAAGGCATTTGATGAATTCCATGGCAGTCAGCGCCTTGGGAAAGGGAAAGGCATGCTGTCTCAGTTCCTTTTGCCGCGGGGCGCGCTGAGTTCTATTATGGTGCTTAGCTCCTTCTTATTAGGGGAGCGAAAGCTGATCGGCGCCAGGGATGCGACCGAACGACATCAGCGACACTATGGCCTAGGCGGAAAGGAGGTTTAGATGCTTCCGCCCGACCAGAAATAGCCCCGCCAGGGAGGCCCCTTGGCGGGGCTTTTCTTTTTGGCGGCACAGGCGTGGGCCTGCGGCAGATTCCGCTTTACGCGGTTGGCGCGACAGGCGCAGCGTTTGTTTTGAGAAGAGAGTTGGTCCTCGCATGTTGCGTTATTGGACCCTCGGATCGGAGGTTAGGCGCAATGGCATCGTCCCATGAAACTTTGTCCGAGGGCGCGGACGCCGCCGCAACCCGTCCTGCAATGCTGGACCTCGCGGCTTACCCCCCGAATCAGCGCCTGCGGGGCCTTGATGCGACCGCCGATAACGTGACGCTGACCTGGGAGGATGCTGCGGAAGTCACGCTTCCCGCCATCTGGTTCCGGGACAACTGCCCCTGTCCCTCCTGCCGCCATGAACAAACGCTGGAGCGGCGCTACCTGTTTTTGGACGACCAGCCCCCGCGCGTGGAGAAGGCCGCTCTGATTGGGGAGGGGCACCTCCAGCTTCTCTACGCGGACGGTCACGCATCCGAGTTCGACGCCGGTTGGCTGCGCCACCATGCGCTTGATCTGCCGGGGTCTCATGAGAACGATCCGCCGCTCTGGGGCGCCGGGCATGAGATCGCGAGGCTTTCCCACGAGCAGGTGATGGACAGCGAGGCCGGCCTGTCCGAGTGGCTCGGCGTCATCCTGCGCGACGGTCTGGCGATCCTGGAGGGCATGCCGGCCGAACCCGGCGAGATGGTGAAGGTGGTGCGCCGGGTGCAGGAGCCGAAGCCGACCAACTTCGGGCCGACCTTCGAGGTCATGACGCATCCCAAGCCGGTCTCCAGCGCCTACACCGCCATGGGGCTGGAGCCGCATGCCGACCTGATCAACTATGCCGTCCCGCCGGACTTTCAGGTCCTGGCCTGCCTGAAGAACGACGCCAAGGGAGGCGGGTCGATCTTCGTCAACGCCCATGCTGTGGCAAAGGCCCTGAACGAGACCTCGCCCGGCGCTTTCGAGATCCTCTCGCAGACGCCGGTGGAGTTCCGCTTCCACGACGAGAGCTGCGATATCCGCCACCAGGCCCCGGTCATCGAGCTGGACCGGGGCGGGCAGGTGCGCCGCCTTCGCTTCAACAACTGGCTGCGCGGCACGCTGGTGGCGCCCGGTTGGCGGGCCGCAGCCTGGTATGCCGCCTACGCGGAACTCTGGTCGCTGGTGCGCGATCCGCGCTTCCGGGTTACGCCGAGGCTGAAAGCGGGCGAGATGGTGGTCTTCGACAACGTGCGGGTGCTTCATGGGCGCGAGGCCTACGACCCGGCGAGCGGTGGCCGGCATCTTCAGGGCTGCTACATGGACCGCGACTGGGTCCTCAGCCGGCTGCGGCTGTCGGAACGGACGACGGGACGCTCGACGGTCTGACCTCAGCCTTCCGGGCCAGGCGCTTCTTCACCCTGGGCGATCTCAAGGATCAGCTTTCGGACCAGGGCGCTGACGAACTCCTCCGGGCTGTCCACAGAGAGGGCGAAGGAGCCGGTCCCCACGATCACGTCGTTCTCGTAGTGGTCCAGGAGCGGACTGCCGCCGGGTCCCGTGAGCCCGCCGCTTCGGTAGTTGAGAGCGAGCGCGTTGACGACGACGCCGGCGTTCAGAGCCTCTTGCCGCACGGCCGAAAGGGAAAGCCCCCCGCGCTGGCCCGCATCGCCCGAAACGTCGATCACCAGGCGCTCGCCGAAGAACGCGTTCTCCTCCATCCACCTCTGGCAGAAGGCGATGGCGTTGCTGATCGAGTTCCAGCCCACCGCTTTTCGGGGCGCGGCCAGGACCTCCAGCGCAAAGGCCTCGGCGTCCTCGGCCGAGGCGATCCGGGTCCAGCCGACGATCGGGTTCATGGAGTCCGCGCCGCCCCATTCCATCAGCGCGATCGCAATGGAGCCGCGATAGCCCGAGCTTATCAACTCGA comes from Limibacillus sp. and encodes:
- a CDS encoding glutathione S-transferase family protein — translated: MSKPVLYGFDGSTYVRTVRMVLHDKGADYDQVPVNVLEGEPKQPEHLERNPFGKVPVLDHDGMRILETCAIAPYLDEVLEGPSLTPDNARDRARMRSAMGIIDSYGYGALVGVAGYHLFPDFIGGQNEEMRKDCIAKSKLVLTELMKIRGDDPYIAGVNPSLADYYLAPICFYVSLTPDAEAVFGVPGFADWWNRVQELESYKRTEPDLG
- a CDS encoding carboxymuconolactone decarboxylase family protein — its product is MARHTPVTPDRLSEAQAAFWREVTEGDRKRVKKPEDFLDENGSLRGPFGPWLHLPETALSVLQVSSALRFKGRLPARQREIAILCVAAHWRADYVWRSHEAFSLKEGIGPDSIAAIKEGRPPAEPDERVIFDVAWPLLTRGRVPGEAFDAAKQALGESLLVELVLLVGQYSLVAMTVGAFEVPAAPGAEPVFT
- a CDS encoding helix-turn-helix transcriptional regulator; the protein is MSQDAALKVVARALDAAADATRWHEVCDLMTEGFGLKSAAIGASDLITGVPQGLGLGRAIRDQWQDLFALMQEDGVLDQEAVYDEAILASNAHTLLTEWEMLKIPRGSALPESRMRRFLKERIDMAERLGMKLNDYGPGHEVLILYTSHEKPQINEADSALITLTAPIISQSIRMMRVFDRLRERFNATLGALDHLGIGALLVDRKAEIIHSNAKASKILAAKDSLFRDSRNHLSAIQEPANRALRKACSDALATALGEGIHAQGVLTVERRGGGPAYLVTVSAVADPLAELEPDFRSALVFLVDPEDSDGLTAEGITAMGLLTEAENEVTQLLVRGASTKEIAERRQVAEETVRRQIKSVLSKLNCRSRSDVIRLALATRLPLAK
- a CDS encoding cation transporter, with the protein product MSGDCCGQTMNFDGLSKAYRRALLAVIAINGIMFVVEMSAGALAGSRALQADALDFFADTATYALSLFVIGKSLRLRASVALLKGVSLAVMGLWIFGSTAYDVFVLETPHAEVMGAIGFLALAANLGSVWLLLPHRDGDANVRSVWLCSRNDAIGNLAVMAAALGVWISGTAWPDLIVAGLMAGLFSWSAFHILRQAWGEMRHLREPEAAAGE
- a CDS encoding DUF1194 domain-containing protein, with the protein product MTVRGFPCWPFAVLALVVFLSAARSAAAQDGLTRVDVELCLAVDGSGSIEEDEFVFQRQAYATAITHPDVVELISSGYRGSIAIALMEWGGADSMNPIVGWTRIASAEDAEAFALEVLAAPRKAVGWNSISNAIAFCQRWMEENAFFGERLVIDVSGDAGQRGGLSLSAVRQEALNAGVVVNALALNYRSGGLTGPGGSPLLDHYENDVIVGTGSFALSVDSPEEFVSALVRKLILEIAQGEEAPGPEG
- a CDS encoding TauD/TfdA family dioxygenase; this translates as MASSHETLSEGADAAATRPAMLDLAAYPPNQRLRGLDATADNVTLTWEDAAEVTLPAIWFRDNCPCPSCRHEQTLERRYLFLDDQPPRVEKAALIGEGHLQLLYADGHASEFDAGWLRHHALDLPGSHENDPPLWGAGHEIARLSHEQVMDSEAGLSEWLGVILRDGLAILEGMPAEPGEMVKVVRRVQEPKPTNFGPTFEVMTHPKPVSSAYTAMGLEPHADLINYAVPPDFQVLACLKNDAKGGGSIFVNAHAVAKALNETSPGAFEILSQTPVEFRFHDESCDIRHQAPVIELDRGGQVRRLRFNNWLRGTLVAPGWRAAAWYAAYAELWSLVRDPRFRVTPRLKAGEMVVFDNVRVLHGREAYDPASGGRHLQGCYMDRDWVLSRLRLSERTTGRSTV